GGGTTTGATTTATGGAACGTGATAAATAAAGATATAACAAGGAATATGGAGTTTGCATTTATTGAGTTTGTTAGAAAATGCATTTAATATGAAACTGCAAAAATTATAAAAAAAGAATCTATTATGAATAAATTAAAAATATGTTTATTAATTCTCATGATTGCTTTGATAATTGGCGGCTGTAGTATTCAGAGCTCAAAAGTATAGATAATGGCAAAGGAGAAAAGTATAAATCAGAGTGGATTGTTTTAGATTAAATTTGAAAAAAATAAATAAAATGATTATAATTTTAGGGAAATAAAATTTAGGAGGAGATGTAGCTGATGTTGAAATTTATGAAGCACCTTAAAATCACAGTAACGATATTATTAGTTTTTACAACAGTTTTTACTATTGCATTTGCAGATACAAGCCCGGGTACACAGTACGTTACTTTCGGCCATGATCTCACTAAGGACCAGAGAGATCAGATGTTGAGAGATTTTAATGTTAGCGATATTAATAACATACACATAGTAGAAGTGACAAATCAGGAGGAACACAAATACTTAGGCGATAGCTTGCCTGCAAATGTAATAGGGTCTAAGGCTATTTCATCATCATTAATTACATTTAAAGCAAAAGGTTCGGGTTTAAGCGTAACTACACATAATATAACATGGGTTACTGATGATATGTTTAAAAACGCTTTGATAACAGCAGGTGTAGAAGATGCAGACATTGAAGTTTCTGCACCGTATCCCGTGTCTGGGACGGCGGCACTCACTGGCATAATAAAGGCATTTGAAGATGCAACTGGAAAACCCATAAGCGATGATGTCAAAAAGATTGCAAATGAAGAGATGGTAACTACTGGGCAGATTGGCGATAAGATTGGTGATAAAGAAAAGGCAGTAGAGCTTTTAAAAAGGCTTAAAGAAGAGATGTCTAAGCAGACAGGGAAACTTTCTGATGCAGAGCTTAGAAGCTTAATACAAAATACTGCAAATAGTCTAGGAATAACTTTAACGCAAGACGAAATAAGTAGCCTCGTTTCACTGCTTCGAAAATTACAAAATGCCAATATAAATTGGGATAAAGTCAAAAGCGGACTTGAAAATCTTACTACATCATTTAAAGACTTTGTAAATAAAAATCCTGAATCAAAATCCATAATAAAGGTAATTCTTCAGTTTTTTCAAAATATCATTAATAAACTGTTAAGCATGCTGTAAATTTTAATTAAAGTAAAATAAGGATGGTCATCATCCTTATTTTACTTTATAGATTTGACTTTTCGATGGCTCTTATTCTATTTATAGTGCTGGGATGGGTGTAAGAAAACCACTCTATAAATTTTGACGGTTCAATGTCAGATAAGCTTTTTTCTGCAAGGTCAACTTGAAGCTTAATGACGATATCTTTATTGTGCAGATACTGTACTGAAAGCAGATCTGCCTGTCGTTCCATTTGCCGAGAGATATAATTTTGAATTGGATTTGTATCAAAGTTAATCAAAAGCAGAAATAGATAAAGTAAGGATATGACAAAAGGTCCGTACTTGTTGCTGCGTGTTTGTGTTACACTAGTTTTTAGCAAAATGTCAAATATAAAAAGCATTGTGAAAATTCCTATTGAACCTATTAAAATGCTTTTTAAAACGTGATTTTCTTTCCAGTGAGCGGCTTCGTGCGCTATTACAGCTTTTATCTCATCTTGAGGGTATTTTTTTAATAATGTGTCGTAAAGAACGATTCTGCTTGTACTGCCGAAACCGTAGAAATATGCATTTGCAAGTGTAGTTCTTCTGCTGGCATCCATTTCTTCAACCCTGTCAATTTTTATTCCTGCGTTTTTTGATATATCATTTACCATATTTAAAATAACAGGGTCAGTAACAGGTGTAAATTTATTAAACATAGGAGCGATAAATGAGGGCCATATAAAATTTTGCAAGAAAAGCATGGCTGTAAGAAAAACAGATGCTAATATCCACCAAGTCATATTCCATTTGTTTAGTGCAAAAAATAATAATATTATTCCAATTCCAGAAAGTACAATGTCGATGGCTGAGCTTTTTATATAATCGATCCACCAAGATTGAAGCGTTTGTACTGAGAACCCCCATTTTACCTGCAGCTTAAACAAATATAAGCTGAAAGGCAATGATAAAACTTTTAAGATTGTCCACAACACGAGAAAGAAAATGAAAATACCTAAATAGTAATTTCTTCCACTAAGCTTTTCACACGCTTTTGAAAGTCGCAAAGCAAATCCTCCAAAGACGAACCATAATAGAAATATCAATTGGACTAAAAACGAAATGATATTTATTATCCTACTTTCTTTGTGATATGGTATAGATTTTTCTACTGTGTAATGAGAAAAAAACTTGTAAACATCAGGTGAAACAGTGTTTGGTGATAATATGTAATATAGGTATAATGAAGAAAATAACAATGCTATAAAAGTTAGCAAAAGCCATATTTTGTTAAACTTTACGCTCAATATTATCCATCCCTTCTTCAAAGATTACTGTGATTATATTATATTATATGCGTTATCGAAAATTAAATTATTTTATTGCTTTATTTGGATTTTCCTATGCTATAATTATATTAGATTATTTTTAGAGGTGTAGAAATGAAGACAGTATTGGTTGGGCTAAATGCTAAATACTATCATACAAATTTGGCTATAAGAAATATCAAGTGGTACTGTAAGCCAATGGAGATAGAGATATTAGAAATGACTATAAATGATGACACTGATTACATATTGTACGAAATATTAAAGAAGATGCCTGATGTGGTTGGCTTTTCCTGCTATATATGGAACATAGAAAAGGTTTTAAAGCTATGTGAATATATAAAAAAAGTAAAAAAAGAAATAATCATAGTTCTCGGTGGGCCGGAAGCATCCTACG
This portion of the Thermoanaerobacterium sp. RBIITD genome encodes:
- a CDS encoding DUF1002 domain-containing protein, whose amino-acid sequence is MLKFMKHLKITVTILLVFTTVFTIAFADTSPGTQYVTFGHDLTKDQRDQMLRDFNVSDINNIHIVEVTNQEEHKYLGDSLPANVIGSKAISSSLITFKAKGSGLSVTTHNITWVTDDMFKNALITAGVEDADIEVSAPYPVSGTAALTGIIKAFEDATGKPISDDVKKIANEEMVTTGQIGDKIGDKEKAVELLKRLKEEMSKQTGKLSDAELRSLIQNTANSLGITLTQDEISSLVSLLRKLQNANINWDKVKSGLENLTTSFKDFVNKNPESKSIIKVILQFFQNIINKLLSML
- a CDS encoding M48 family metallopeptidase encodes the protein MSVKFNKIWLLLTFIALLFSSLYLYYILSPNTVSPDVYKFFSHYTVEKSIPYHKESRIINIISFLVQLIFLLWFVFGGFALRLSKACEKLSGRNYYLGIFIFFLVLWTILKVLSLPFSLYLFKLQVKWGFSVQTLQSWWIDYIKSSAIDIVLSGIGIILLFFALNKWNMTWWILASVFLTAMLFLQNFIWPSFIAPMFNKFTPVTDPVILNMVNDISKNAGIKIDRVEEMDASRRTTLANAYFYGFGSTSRIVLYDTLLKKYPQDEIKAVIAHEAAHWKENHVLKSILIGSIGIFTMLFIFDILLKTSVTQTRSNKYGPFVISLLYLFLLLINFDTNPIQNYISRQMERQADLLSVQYLHNKDIVIKLQVDLAEKSLSDIEPSKFIEWFSYTHPSTINRIRAIEKSNL